Part of the Ruania alba genome is shown below.
TGCTCCTCCTCCGGGAGGCGCCAGGGCATGACGTGAACCATGCTGCCGCGCGTGATGTCGGAGGCCTTGAGGCGGCGGTCGGTGGGGTCCGTAGCCAGATAGCGGCGCCCTCCGTCCGGGGCGCCGGCCCATGCGGTGTGGCGGAACTTCGAGACGTTCCAGTCGGCGCCGAGGTTGCCGACCAGCGGCACCAGGAAGGTCAACGGGGCGAGGGCGAGTGCCGTACCGAAGGCGCCCTTGAGGACCGGACGCCGAGCGATGCCGGAATCGTCGGCGCCTTCGCGCAGCATCTCCACGGCGCGTTCGCGGGTCGCGTCGTCTCCGCGTTGGGCGTGGCGCTCCTCGACCTTCTCGTGGTCGTTCATCAATGTCTTGGCCCAGTGGACCGCGGCGACGCCGATGCCGAGCATGCCCAGCCCCAGCCCGACGCCGAGCACCAAGGTGTTCATCCGGAGATTACCGGCGTCCGGGTCGGCCACCGGGAACGCCACATATCCGACGATCCCGCCGATCGTGGCGAGGATCGAGACGGTGAACAGTGCAACGACCTGTCGCTCGGACCGCTTCGCCGCCTTCGGGTCCTCGTCACCGAGCCGGGGCCGGTGCGGTGCCAGGCCTGGATTCTCGAACCGGTCCGGCTCGGCAGTTGTCAGCTCGTTGTGGCCAGTGTGCTGAGGTGAGCTCATGATGACCGCGCTCCGATCCAGACGGCGGCACCGATGAGCACGCCCATTCCGACGACGAATACCCATAAGCCCTCAGAGACGGGGCCGAGCGACCCGAGACTGAACCCGCCTGGGTTCGGCTCACGCTGCTCCACCAGGTAGGCGATGATGTCCCGCTTGTCCTCCTGCGTGAGTGTCGCGTCGTTGAATACCGGCATCGACTGCGGGCCGGTGAGCATCGCCTCATAGATCTCGGTCGGTGTGGACTCGTACAGGGCTGGGGCGTACTTACCCTCCGTGAGCGCACCCCCCGCACCGACGGCGTTGTGGCACATCGCGCAGTTGGTGCGGAAGAGCTGACCACCGACAGCAGCATCGCCGAGCGCGGGGTCCACCTGCTCGTCGGACGGGATCGACGGTCCGGGGCCAAGAGACGCGATGTAGGCCGCCACCTGCCGGGCCTGCTCCTCGTCCAGCTGCGGTGGCTTGGCCTCCGCCTGCGGAGAGTTCGCGTCCATCGGCATCCGCCCGGTGACGATCTGGAAGTGCACTGACGCGGCACCGACGCCGACGAGGGACGGGGCCGTGTCCATGCCTTCGGCGTCCAACCCGTGACAGGTGGAGCAGTTCGTGATGAACAAGCGCTCGCCTTCGGCCAGGTCGTTCGCGCTGGCCGTGTCCGCCTGGGCCGCGCTCGGGGCGAACGCGGCGTACACGGCACCGGTGAACAGCAGTGCCAACATCATCAGGACGACCGGCGCCAACCGGTGCCGTCGACCTGCGGCTAAAGCCTTCACTTCTACGAATCCTCGAATCAGGTGGGGGTCGGAGTTGACGGGGCGAGACGCTGCTAGAGCATTGGCAGCAGGTAGATGACGCCGAACAGGACGATCCAGACGGCGTCGACGAAGTGCCAGTAGTAGGAGACGACCAGTGCCGTGGTCGCCTCGTGCTCGCCGAACCGGTTCGCCGCGAAAGAACGCAGAATGACGACCA
Proteins encoded:
- a CDS encoding ubiquinol-cytochrome c reductase iron-sulfur subunit — translated: MSSPQHTGHNELTTAEPDRFENPGLAPHRPRLGDEDPKAAKRSERQVVALFTVSILATIGGIVGYVAFPVADPDAGNLRMNTLVLGVGLGLGMLGIGVAAVHWAKTLMNDHEKVEERHAQRGDDATRERAVEMLREGADDSGIARRPVLKGAFGTALALAPLTFLVPLVGNLGADWNVSKFRHTAWAGAPDGGRRYLATDPTDRRLKASDITRGSMVHVMPWRLPEEEHYLEEKAKAVAIVMRVDPSILKEPEERQGWSYDGIVAYSKVCTHVGCPVALYEQQTHHVLCPCHQSTFDVTDQAKVVFGPAKRPLPQLPIAVDDEGYLYAQDDFNEPVGPSYWERER
- a CDS encoding c-type cytochrome translates to MKALAAGRRHRLAPVVLMMLALLFTGAVYAAFAPSAAQADTASANDLAEGERLFITNCSTCHGLDAEGMDTAPSLVGVGAASVHFQIVTGRMPMDANSPQAEAKPPQLDEEQARQVAAYIASLGPGPSIPSDEQVDPALGDAAVGGQLFRTNCAMCHNAVGAGGALTEGKYAPALYESTPTEIYEAMLTGPQSMPVFNDATLTQEDKRDIIAYLVEQREPNPGGFSLGSLGPVSEGLWVFVVGMGVLIGAAVWIGARSS